The following coding sequences are from one Aliarcobacter skirrowii CCUG 10374 window:
- a CDS encoding hemolysin family protein: MLLVALILVLLNGFFVLSEFAIVKVRRTKLEEFVKQGKRSASLALKMSNSLDTYLSATQLGITFSSLALGWIGEPALARLIESNVTFLANNPVLLHTISFIIAFSIVTFLHVVFGEIVPKSIAIAKAEVMVLYIARPLYIFWLVFYPLIRFFDIVAASILRALNVRPATEHELAHSEEELRIIVNESFKGGHIDSVESEIIKNAVDFSETVAKEIMTPRKDMICLNSEKSLEENIKRVISTKHTRYPYCNGGKDNIVGMIHSRDILNDVLESKKLDISKLVRPIIMVPENTSISSILTRMNKSRIHLALVVDEYGGTSGLITMDDILEEIIGETTDEHDPKDESILLIDENRYEFDGIVNIEKVEELLDIEFEKDELSAVTIGGRILNLIGRLPIEGETINDKDCTYKILAVNNNRITKILCEKKRKEEETKV; the protein is encoded by the coding sequence ATGCTTCTTGTTGCACTTATATTAGTGCTTTTAAATGGATTTTTCGTTCTTTCAGAGTTTGCTATTGTTAAAGTCAGACGAACAAAGTTAGAAGAGTTTGTAAAACAAGGAAAAAGAAGTGCATCTTTGGCACTAAAAATGTCTAACTCTCTTGACACTTATTTAAGTGCAACTCAACTTGGGATTACTTTTTCTTCACTTGCTCTTGGTTGGATTGGTGAACCTGCACTTGCAAGACTTATAGAATCAAATGTAACTTTTTTGGCAAATAACCCAGTTTTATTACATACTATTAGCTTTATTATTGCTTTTTCTATTGTTACTTTTTTACATGTAGTTTTTGGAGAGATTGTTCCAAAATCGATTGCTATTGCAAAAGCTGAAGTTATGGTTTTATATATAGCAAGACCTCTATACATTTTTTGGTTAGTTTTTTATCCACTAATTAGATTCTTTGATATTGTTGCTGCATCTATTTTAAGAGCACTTAATGTTAGACCAGCTACAGAACATGAACTAGCTCACTCAGAAGAGGAGCTTAGAATTATTGTAAATGAGAGTTTTAAAGGTGGTCATATTGACTCAGTTGAAAGCGAAATAATAAAAAATGCTGTTGATTTTTCTGAGACTGTTGCAAAAGAGATTATGACTCCAAGAAAAGATATGATATGTTTGAACTCTGAAAAATCTTTAGAAGAGAATATAAAAAGAGTTATTTCAACAAAACATACAAGATATCCATACTGCAATGGTGGTAAAGATAATATTGTAGGAATGATTCACTCACGAGATATTTTAAATGATGTTTTAGAGAGTAAAAAACTTGATATCTCTAAACTTGTAAGACCAATTATTATGGTGCCTGAAAACACTTCAATATCTTCAATTCTTACAAGAATGAATAAAAGTAGAATTCATTTAGCTTTGGTTGTTGATGAGTATGGTGGAACTTCTGGTCTTATTACTATGGATGATATTTTAGAAGAGATTATTGGTGAAACAACTGATGAACACGATCCAAAAGATGAATCTATTTTATTAATAGATGAAAATCGTTATGAGTTTGATGGAATTGTAAATATTGAAAAAGTTGAAGAACTTTTAGATATTGAGTTTGAAAAAGATGAGTTATCAGCTGTAACTATTGGTGGAAGAATTTTAAACCTTATTGGAAGATTACCAATTGAGGGTGAAACTATTAATGACAAAGATTGTACATATAAGATTTTAGCTGTTAATAACAACAGAATTACAAAAATTTTATGTGAAAAAAAGAGAAAAGAGGAAGAGACTAAAGTTTAA
- a CDS encoding endonuclease MutS2 — protein MENLIKKLDLSDYITSFSKLFARDKSIILEGDINIHYKLIDELGRFDFKAPLSVENLDSQLIHLQKQGILKIYEIFEFVKIVNYFLYLKRFNFEGKLFEWIDKIVIPNDILKICQYFDDKSNLKEGVNEDFDNIKHAIYKNKEDIKQSLYKTVNSSKLRPYLVDMQVHYINEQECLLLRGGFSNILSGSVIDRSNSGFFYVVPHSISELKQKQNDLRNKQEEILFKLCKEISSTFEKNLLFLKFINKEFDRFDHYQARIFFAKIGDKNFILPSKSSVNKLVEFSHPALANAKPISIDFPKSVVMITGVNAGGKTMMLKSILSAVFLSKYLLPYKAHKDTKVSNFKYINAVLDDPQSVKNDISTFAGRMVEFSKLFSSKNAIVGVDEIELGTDSDEAASLFKVMIEDLIQKDIKIVITTHHKRLAALMASNPDVELIAALYDEENQRPTYEFLQGTIGRSYAFETALRYGIPLNVVKKAKEVYGDDKDRLNELIERSSELEREYKQKIQKLNSEIENYQRLSNNLKEQKEQLDEHIYVEKSKLHKEYKDAREEAKKAIKTKLIEDSHRHLNISHKIVKEIEVEKAEDEIVDFKVNDRVKYRNTKGSILSIKGAKAFIETDAGLKMQVLLSELKRSGNPLPKPKKKVSLNVAKPQSGDIKLDLHGQRAEEAIENLDKFISDALLAGFEEVLVYHGIGTGKLAFAVKEFLKKHPKVKSFEDAHPSSGGFGAKVIKL, from the coding sequence ATGGAAAATTTAATTAAAAAACTAGATCTAAGCGACTATATAACAAGCTTTTCAAAACTTTTTGCAAGAGACAAATCTATAATTTTAGAAGGTGATATAAATATTCACTATAAACTAATAGATGAGTTAGGAAGATTTGATTTTAAAGCTCCTTTGAGTGTTGAAAATCTTGATTCTCAACTGATTCATTTGCAAAAGCAGGGTATTTTAAAAATTTATGAAATATTTGAGTTTGTAAAAATTGTAAACTATTTTTTATATCTAAAAAGATTCAATTTTGAAGGTAAACTTTTTGAGTGGATTGATAAGATTGTAATTCCAAATGATATTTTAAAAATTTGTCAATATTTTGATGATAAATCAAATCTAAAAGAGGGTGTAAATGAAGATTTTGACAATATCAAACACGCTATTTATAAAAATAAAGAGGATATTAAACAAAGTCTTTATAAAACAGTAAACTCTTCAAAACTAAGACCATATTTGGTTGATATGCAAGTTCACTACATAAATGAGCAGGAGTGTTTGCTTTTAAGAGGTGGTTTTAGTAATATTTTAAGTGGAAGCGTAATAGATAGATCAAATAGTGGATTTTTTTATGTAGTTCCTCATAGTATTAGTGAACTTAAACAAAAACAAAATGATTTAAGAAATAAGCAAGAGGAGATTTTATTTAAACTTTGTAAAGAGATATCATCAACTTTTGAAAAAAATCTTCTTTTTTTAAAGTTTATAAATAAAGAGTTTGATAGATTTGATCACTATCAAGCAAGAATATTTTTTGCAAAAATAGGGGATAAAAACTTTATTCTTCCTTCAAAAAGTAGTGTAAACAAACTTGTAGAGTTTTCTCATCCAGCACTAGCAAATGCCAAGCCAATATCAATTGATTTTCCAAAAAGTGTTGTAATGATAACAGGTGTTAATGCAGGTGGAAAAACTATGATGCTAAAATCTATTTTAAGTGCTGTTTTTCTATCAAAATATCTTCTTCCATATAAAGCTCATAAAGATACAAAAGTTAGCAATTTTAAATATATAAATGCTGTTTTAGATGACCCACAAAGTGTTAAAAATGATATCTCAACATTTGCAGGTCGTATGGTTGAGTTTTCGAAACTTTTTTCAAGCAAAAATGCTATTGTTGGAGTTGATGAGATTGAACTTGGAACAGATTCAGATGAAGCTGCTAGTTTGTTTAAAGTTATGATTGAAGATTTAATTCAAAAAGATATAAAAATAGTTATAACAACTCACCATAAAAGATTAGCAGCTCTTATGGCTTCAAATCCTGATGTTGAATTAATTGCAGCTTTATATGATGAGGAGAATCAAAGACCAACTTATGAGTTCTTGCAAGGAACAATAGGAAGATCCTATGCTTTTGAAACAGCTTTAAGATATGGAATTCCTTTAAATGTTGTTAAAAAAGCTAAAGAGGTTTATGGAGATGACAAAGATAGATTAAATGAGTTAATTGAAAGAAGTAGCGAGTTAGAGCGAGAGTATAAACAAAAGATTCAAAAATTAAATAGTGAAATTGAAAACTATCAAAGATTGTCAAATAATTTAAAAGAGCAAAAAGAGCAGCTAGATGAGCATATTTATGTTGAGAAATCAAAACTTCACAAAGAGTATAAAGATGCAAGGGAAGAGGCTAAAAAAGCTATTAAAACAAAGCTAATTGAAGATTCTCATAGACATTTAAATATCTCTCATAAAATTGTAAAAGAGATAGAAGTAGAAAAAGCTGAAGATGAAATTGTTGATTTTAAAGTAAATGATAGAGTTAAATATAGAAATACAAAAGGATCAATTTTATCAATTAAAGGAGCTAAAGCCTTTATTGAAACTGATGCTGGATTGAAGATGCAAGTTTTATTAAGCGAACTAAAAAGAAGTGGAAATCCACTTCCAAAACCTAAGAAAAAAGTATCTTTAAATGTTGCAAAACCTCAAAGTGGTGATATAAAATTAGATCTTCATGGACAAAGAGCAGAAGAGGCTATTGAAAATCTTGATAAATTTATAAGTGATGCACTTTTGGCTGGTTTTGAAGAGGTTTTAGTTTATCATGGAATTGGTACTGGTAAATTAGCATTTGCAGTTAAAGAGTTTTTGAAAAAGCATCCAAAAGTGAAATCTTTTGAAGATGCTCATCCAAGTAGTGGAGGATTTGGAGCTAAAGTAATTAAACTTTAG
- the mog gene encoding molybdopterin adenylyltransferase, with product MIAKIGIITTSDRASAGIYEDLSGKAIMDTLNSYLKSPWQEVYRCISDDRATIEETLIDLIDNQKCCLVVTTGGTGPSLRDVTPEATEAVCDRMMPGFGELMRSVSLQYVPTAILSRQTAGLRGSSLIVNLPGKPKSIKECLDAVFPAIPYCIDLMEGPYLETNEEIIKAFRPKK from the coding sequence ATGATTGCAAAAATTGGAATAATTACAACAAGTGATAGAGCTAGTGCTGGAATTTATGAGGATTTATCAGGAAAGGCTATTATGGATACTTTAAATAGTTATTTAAAATCTCCTTGGCAAGAGGTTTATAGATGTATTAGTGATGATAGAGCTACCATTGAAGAGACTTTAATAGATTTAATAGATAATCAAAAGTGTTGTTTGGTTGTTACAACAGGAGGAACAGGACCTTCTCTTAGAGATGTAACTCCAGAAGCAACAGAAGCTGTGTGTGATAGAATGATGCCAGGATTTGGAGAGCTTATGAGAAGTGTAAGTTTACAATATGTTCCAACAGCTATTTTATCAAGACAAACAGCAGGACTTAGAGGAAGCTCTTTAATAGTAAATCTTCCAGGAAAACCAAAATCAATAAAAGAGTGTTTAGATGCAGTTTTTCCAGCAATTCCATACTGTATTGATTTGATGGAAGGTCCATATTTAGAGACAAATGAAGAGATTATAAAAGCTTTTAGACCCAAAAAATAA
- the bioV gene encoding pimelyl-ACP methyl ester esterase BioV, which translates to MKIYNNFFSGFCFFNESSLFEEYLQDGDFVVSGFSYGAIKAFLHVKNSQKRVDKLQLFSPAFFQTKDEKFKRMQLMFFKKDEDSYIKNFLENLKDKSTKSIENFFKKGSFEELNELLNFKWSKEDLEELIKKGIKIEVFLGQNDKIIDSLAAKDFFKEFATVYYFKDKGHLL; encoded by the coding sequence TTGAAGATTTACAATAATTTTTTTAGTGGATTTTGTTTTTTTAATGAATCTTCGCTTTTTGAAGAGTATTTACAAGATGGTGATTTTGTTGTAAGTGGATTTTCATATGGTGCTATTAAAGCATTTTTACATGTAAAAAATAGTCAAAAAAGAGTTGATAAACTTCAACTTTTTTCACCTGCATTTTTTCAAACAAAAGATGAGAAGTTTAAAAGAATGCAACTTATGTTTTTTAAAAAAGATGAAGATTCTTATATAAAAAATTTCTTAGAAAATCTGAAAGATAAATCAACAAAAAGTATAGAAAACTTCTTTAAAAAAGGAAGTTTTGAAGAGTTAAATGAGCTTTTAAATTTTAAATGGAGCAAAGAAGATTTAGAAGAGTTGATAAAAAAAGGTATTAAAATAGAGGTTTTTTTGGGACAAAACGATAAAATAATTGATAGTTTAGCTGCAAAAGATTTTTTTAAAGAGTTTGCAACTGTTTACTATTTTAAAGATAAAGGACATTTATTATGA
- a CDS encoding AAA family ATPase, with translation MKQDSNNKSIDKNFKLMIMSAIALLVLFVYTIYKSSSNIQGISYYVGLGFLFILLILSFILRANQDKIRDYFLKKKGKSVESSFDSELKKSSEKANVELGIEPVKSNITFKDVAGIKEIKEELEEIVDFLNNPKKYQKFKVKLPKGVLLVGPPGVGKTLIARAVAGEANVPFFYQSGASFVHIYVGMGAKKVRELFTSAKLNAPSIVFIDEIDAVGKMRSGKSNDERESTLNELLTQMDGFDGESGVIVIAATNKIEVLDDALLRAGRFDRRLYVGLPNIEDRRKILELYLKDIKHNINLDNLVNQTAGFNSASLSTLVNEALLSMIKDSRVELLEDDIQIAKNKLEFGKKQIRILDDSQKEILAIYQACKAFIANKKLALLDEGVSKDSSVFPSFQELKNSIKIDLAGTIGLELLKNEKYFVSNDDLKKAYDLASKIVEEYKMALNANELIVSIKDELRATLSQNIEKIEKLKDIMLKNEVITLEDLQ, from the coding sequence ATGAAGCAAGATTCAAATAATAAAAGTATTGATAAAAACTTTAAGCTTATGATTATGTCAGCAATTGCATTGCTTGTACTTTTTGTTTATACTATTTATAAAAGTAGCTCAAATATTCAAGGAATCTCATACTATGTTGGTTTGGGATTTTTATTTATTTTACTTATTTTATCTTTTATTCTAAGAGCAAATCAAGATAAAATAAGAGATTACTTTTTAAAGAAAAAAGGAAAAAGTGTAGAGAGTAGTTTTGATAGTGAACTTAAAAAAAGTTCTGAAAAAGCAAATGTTGAGCTTGGTATTGAACCTGTAAAATCAAATATTACTTTCAAAGATGTTGCTGGTATTAAAGAGATTAAAGAGGAGCTTGAAGAGATTGTTGATTTTTTAAACAATCCTAAAAAGTACCAAAAGTTTAAAGTAAAACTTCCAAAAGGTGTTCTTCTTGTAGGACCTCCAGGTGTTGGAAAAACTTTGATTGCAAGAGCAGTTGCAGGAGAGGCAAATGTTCCATTTTTCTATCAAAGTGGAGCTAGTTTTGTACACATTTATGTTGGAATGGGTGCGAAGAAGGTGCGAGAACTATTTACAAGTGCAAAATTAAATGCTCCATCAATTGTATTTATAGATGAGATTGATGCTGTTGGAAAGATGCGAAGTGGAAAATCAAATGATGAGAGAGAGTCAACTTTAAATGAACTTCTAACTCAAATGGATGGATTTGATGGAGAGAGTGGTGTAATTGTAATTGCTGCAACAAATAAAATTGAGGTTTTAGATGATGCACTTTTAAGAGCTGGAAGATTTGATAGAAGATTATATGTTGGGCTTCCAAATATTGAAGATAGAAGAAAGATTTTGGAGCTATATTTAAAAGATATAAAACACAATATCAATTTAGATAATCTGGTAAATCAAACAGCTGGATTTAACTCAGCATCGCTTTCAACACTTGTGAATGAAGCACTTTTAAGTATGATAAAAGATAGTAGAGTTGAGCTTCTTGAAGATGATATACAAATAGCTAAAAACAAACTAGAGTTTGGTAAAAAACAAATAAGAATATTAGATGATAGTCAAAAAGAGATTTTAGCAATCTATCAAGCCTGTAAGGCATTTATTGCAAATAAAAAACTAGCACTTTTAGATGAGGGTGTTTCAAAAGATAGTTCTGTTTTTCCATCGTTTCAAGAGTTAAAAAATAGCATTAAAATTGATTTAGCTGGAACTATTGGTTTAGAGTTGTTAAAAAATGAAAAATATTTTGTATCAAATGATGATTTGAAAAAAGCTTATGATTTAGCTTCTAAAATAGTTGAAGAGTATAAAATGGCTCTAAATGCAAATGAGTTAATAGTCTCAATTAAAGATGAACTAAGAGCAACATTATCTCAAAATATTGAAAAAATTGAGAAATTAAAAGATATTATGCTTAAAAATGAGGTAATTACACTTGAAGATTTACAATAA
- the mtaB gene encoding tRNA (N(6)-L-threonylcarbamoyladenosine(37)-C(2))-methylthiotransferase MtaB has translation MKFSTNRPKVFFKTFGCRTNIFDTQVMISNLKDFDVTQDESEANIVVINSCTVTNSADTTARSYINGLKKLSNNPKVVFTGCGTRTKGEKLFSENKIDALFGASLKENINELLKKDDRFFEEGDLKSLDKTIVEEFVGKSRAFIKIQEGCDFRCSYCIIPFVRGDARSYEENVILNQVETLAQNGFSEFILTGTNVGSYGKKMHTSLAKLLKKMALIKGVKRIRMGSIEPIQIDDEFKELINEPFMAKHLHIALQHTSKEMLKIMNRRNKVLSDLELFEFLSQNGYALGTDFIVGHPGETQEIWSEAMKNLHNFPLTHVHAFTYSKRDGTPSASMKDMIKGDIAKARYIELVEIIKKKNYEFRKNSKSKLEVLVEQEKNGKYLGFDQFFNQVEISSSEDLVGDWLYLDDYLVKDNKNEARFK, from the coding sequence ATGAAATTTAGTACAAATAGACCAAAGGTATTTTTTAAAACATTTGGTTGTAGAACAAATATTTTTGATACACAAGTTATGATTAGCAACTTAAAAGATTTTGATGTAACACAAGATGAGAGTGAAGCAAATATTGTTGTAATAAACTCATGTACTGTTACAAATAGTGCTGATACAACTGCAAGAAGCTACATAAATGGTCTAAAAAAGCTTTCAAATAATCCAAAAGTTGTATTTACAGGTTGTGGTACTAGAACTAAAGGTGAAAAACTATTTAGTGAGAATAAAATTGATGCTTTATTTGGAGCTAGTTTAAAAGAGAATATCAATGAACTACTTAAAAAAGATGATAGATTTTTTGAAGAGGGTGATTTAAAATCTTTGGATAAAACTATTGTTGAAGAGTTTGTTGGTAAAAGTAGAGCATTTATAAAAATTCAAGAGGGGTGTGATTTTAGATGCTCTTATTGTATTATCCCATTTGTTCGAGGTGATGCTAGAAGTTATGAAGAGAATGTTATTTTAAATCAAGTAGAAACTTTGGCACAAAATGGTTTTAGTGAGTTTATTTTAACTGGAACAAATGTAGGAAGTTATGGTAAAAAAATGCACACTTCACTAGCAAAACTTCTTAAAAAAATGGCACTTATAAAAGGTGTTAAGAGAATTAGAATGGGAAGTATTGAGCCAATTCAAATTGATGATGAGTTTAAGGAGCTTATAAATGAGCCTTTTATGGCAAAACATTTGCATATAGCACTTCAACACACTTCAAAAGAGATGTTAAAAATAATGAATAGAAGAAACAAAGTTTTAAGTGATTTAGAGCTTTTTGAGTTTTTAAGCCAAAATGGATATGCATTAGGAACTGATTTTATAGTTGGACATCCAGGAGAAACGCAAGAGATTTGGAGTGAAGCTATGAAAAATTTACATAACTTTCCACTTACTCATGTTCATGCATTTACATACTCAAAAAGAGATGGAACACCAAGTGCCTCTATGAAAGATATGATTAAAGGCGATATTGCAAAAGCTAGATATATTGAGCTTGTTGAGATAATTAAGAAAAAAAATTATGAGTTTAGAAAAAACAGTAAATCAAAACTTGAAGTTTTAGTTGAGCAGGAAAAAAATGGAAAATATTTAGGATTTGATCAATTTTTTAATCAAGTTGAAATTTCAAGTAGTGAAGATTTAGTTGGAGATTGGTTGTATTTAGATGATTATTTAGTAAAGGATAATAAAAATGAAGCAAGATTCAAATAA
- a CDS encoding mechanosensitive ion channel family protein: protein MINRVITLIVFLSITLFASQEIKNEKSSEPILEIESLVEQNILLDKILKIQNSYKDNILIKRYSNYLSYSKIANELDILKESLKTKKKFNDEQEYQLLNKIRVKENELELIGEYRGSPIGGLINPPDIGAIEKITNPFGIIGALSNIKIIESNRDQFTKLELQLIDLIKSLKEEEELYNQIYLLDYKPQYEEKINFLTKQIRDFEIVLDIVGTSSEVYDRKVEQVILETKNQISQQVEKILDILLIIFIFFVVTFLVKLALKKYFLQSENYYIVNKVINFTLFILIVMVLLFSYIDNVAYLVTILGFASAGIAIALKDWFMSIFAWMVIVTSGFIQVGDRIRVTKGDVETVGDVLDISLFKITVKEDVTLVSYMKNRRAGRIFFVPNNYIFSELIANYSHSELKTVWDGVDITLTFDSNHKKAQKIIREILKHYSKGYSDITRKQLSKMRNKYQLRATGVEPRVFTFIEPYGVVISGWYLTNSFAALVLRSTISTEILDAFMKEDDINIAYPTQQININQTNKAYGPSRLKEIIEDEI, encoded by the coding sequence GTGATTAATAGAGTAATTACACTAATAGTTTTTTTGTCAATAACTCTTTTTGCATCACAAGAGATTAAAAATGAAAAGAGTAGTGAGCCTATTTTAGAGATTGAAAGCTTGGTTGAGCAAAATATATTATTGGATAAGATATTAAAAATTCAAAATTCATACAAAGATAATATTCTTATAAAAAGATATTCAAACTATCTTTCATATAGTAAAATTGCAAATGAATTAGATATTTTAAAAGAGAGTTTAAAAACTAAAAAGAAGTTTAATGATGAGCAAGAGTATCAGTTATTAAATAAAATAAGAGTAAAAGAGAATGAACTTGAATTAATAGGTGAGTATAGAGGATCTCCTATTGGAGGATTAATAAATCCACCTGATATTGGAGCTATTGAAAAAATCACAAATCCATTTGGAATAATTGGAGCTTTGTCAAATATTAAAATAATAGAGAGCAATAGAGATCAATTTACAAAATTAGAGCTTCAATTAATTGATTTAATAAAGAGTTTAAAAGAGGAAGAAGAGCTTTATAATCAAATATATTTATTGGATTATAAACCTCAATATGAAGAAAAAATAAACTTTTTAACAAAACAAATAAGAGATTTTGAAATAGTTTTAGATATTGTTGGAACATCATCTGAGGTCTATGATAGAAAAGTTGAACAAGTTATTTTAGAGACAAAAAATCAAATATCTCAACAAGTTGAAAAGATATTAGATATTTTACTAATAATTTTTATATTTTTTGTTGTAACTTTTTTAGTAAAACTAGCTTTAAAAAAATACTTTTTACAAAGTGAAAATTACTATATTGTAAACAAAGTTATAAATTTTACTTTGTTTATATTGATTGTTATGGTTTTACTATTTTCATATATTGATAATGTTGCTTATCTAGTAACAATCCTTGGATTTGCATCTGCTGGTATTGCAATTGCACTAAAAGATTGGTTTATGTCAATTTTTGCTTGGATGGTTATTGTAACTTCTGGATTTATTCAAGTTGGAGATAGAATTAGAGTTACAAAAGGAGATGTTGAGACTGTTGGAGATGTTTTAGATATTTCACTATTTAAAATTACAGTTAAAGAGGATGTTACTTTAGTATCTTATATGAAAAATAGAAGAGCTGGAAGAATATTCTTTGTTCCAAATAACTATATTTTTTCAGAGTTAATTGCAAACTATAGTCATAGTGAATTAAAAACTGTTTGGGATGGTGTAGATATAACTTTAACCTTTGATTCAAACCATAAAAAAGCTCAAAAAATAATTAGAGAGATTTTAAAGCACTACTCAAAAGGTTATAGTGATATTACAAGAAAACAGCTATCAAAAATGAGAAATAAGTATCAATTAAGAGCAACAGGAGTAGAGCCAAGAGTATTTACATTTATAGAGCCTTATGGAGTTGTAATATCAGGTTGGTATCTTACAAACTCTTTTGCTGCTTTGGTTTTAAGAAGTACAATAAGCACAGAGATTTTAGATGCATTTATGAAAGAGGATGATATTAATATTGCATATCCAACGCAACAAATAAATATAAATCAAACAAATAAAGCTTATGGACCATCAAGATTAAAAGAGATTATTGAAGATGAAATTTAG
- the aroB gene encoding 3-dehydroquinate synthase, translating to MIVKIELGNSNSYEIFIERLKDLYFDRKVVVVTNPTVSSFHLEYLKTKLSARELTICTIADGEEYKNMQTLEMILDSCFEAKLDRKSLLVAFGGGVIGDMTGFAASIYQRGVDFIQIPTTLLSQVDASVGGKTGINNKYGKNLVGTFHQPKAVYIDSAFLKTLPKREFGAGVAEIIKMAVCFNKDFFEWLEKNDLNDEKNIDLSIQKSVQTKAWVVSQDEKEQGLRAALNYGHTFGHVIENLTKYKTYLHGEAVGIGMCMANSLAVKLGIMSKENEQRVKNLLEKYNIPTTFKIDNVEDFYEHFYLDKKSSNSKIKFIVPIEIGDCKITDEIKKEDVIEVLKEFK from the coding sequence ATGATAGTAAAAATAGAGCTTGGAAATAGTAACTCATATGAGATATTTATAGAGAGATTAAAAGATTTATACTTTGATAGAAAAGTTGTTGTTGTTACAAATCCAACTGTTAGTAGTTTTCACTTAGAGTATTTAAAAACAAAATTAAGTGCAAGAGAACTTACTATTTGTACAATTGCTGATGGTGAAGAGTATAAAAATATGCAGACCTTAGAGATGATTTTGGACTCTTGTTTTGAAGCAAAACTTGATAGAAAATCTTTGCTTGTAGCTTTTGGTGGTGGAGTTATTGGAGATATGACAGGATTTGCAGCTTCAATTTATCAAAGAGGAGTTGATTTTATTCAAATACCTACAACTTTGCTATCGCAAGTTGATGCTAGTGTTGGAGGAAAAACTGGAATAAATAATAAATATGGGAAAAACCTAGTAGGAACATTTCATCAGCCAAAAGCTGTTTATATTGATTCAGCTTTTCTAAAAACTTTACCAAAAAGAGAGTTCGGTGCTGGAGTTGCAGAGATTATTAAAATGGCTGTTTGCTTTAATAAAGATTTTTTTGAATGGTTAGAAAAAAATGATTTAAATGATGAAAAAAATATAGATCTATCAATTCAAAAATCTGTTCAAACTAAAGCTTGGGTTGTTTCGCAAGATGAAAAAGAGCAAGGATTAAGAGCTGCTTTAAATTATGGGCATACTTTTGGGCATGTAATAGAGAATCTTACAAAATACAAAACTTATCTTCATGGTGAAGCTGTTGGAATTGGTATGTGTATGGCAAACTCTTTGGCTGTAAAACTAGGAATTATGAGTAAAGAAAATGAACAAAGAGTAAAAAATTTACTAGAAAAATATAATATTCCAACAACTTTTAAAATAGATAATGTAGAAGATTTTTATGAGCATTTTTATTTGGATAAAAAATCAAGCAATAGTAAAATAAAGTTTATAGTTCCTATTGAAATAGGTGATTGCAAAATTACAGATGAGATAAAAAAAGAGGATGTAATTGAAGTTTTAAAGGAATTTAAGTGA
- a CDS encoding SixA phosphatase family protein — translation MRELILIRHAKSDWSNPLLDDFERPLNKRGSKNAPFMAKILKKEIQKPDLIISSPSFRTKLTLEYFLKKFEYKGEVIFEKSIYEAPFENLLKVIKNVDDKYKTIFLIGHNPGLNDLANFLLGSFEDNIPTSGVLKIDFDTNSWKNISKDNSKLIFFKYPKMFK, via the coding sequence ATGAGAGAGTTAATTTTAATAAGACATGCAAAATCTGACTGGTCAAATCCTCTTTTAGATGATTTTGAACGACCACTTAATAAAAGAGGTTCAAAAAATGCTCCTTTTATGGCAAAAATATTAAAAAAAGAGATACAAAAACCAGATTTAATAATCTCTTCACCTTCATTTAGAACAAAACTAACTTTAGAATATTTTTTAAAAAAGTTTGAGTATAAAGGTGAAGTTATTTTTGAGAAATCAATTTATGAAGCACCATTTGAAAATCTTCTAAAAGTTATAAAAAATGTTGATGATAAATATAAAACTATTTTTTTAATAGGTCACAATCCAGGACTTAATGATTTAGCAAATTTTCTACTTGGAAGTTTTGAAGATAATATTCCTACAAGTGGAGTTTTAAAAATAGATTTTGATACAAACTCTTGGAAAAATATCTCAAAAGATAATTCAAAATTAATCTTTTTTAAATATCCAAAGATGTTTAAATAA